The Toxorhynchites rutilus septentrionalis strain SRP chromosome 3, ASM2978413v1, whole genome shotgun sequence genome includes a region encoding these proteins:
- the LOC129775137 gene encoding leucine-rich repeat-containing protein 1 encodes MTSSLLSQLEDQIRTQYVHFLVDKCVLNEDKKISLVRLKLRTIPPGLVTCSFLAKLSLDCNLLSSESIVLLQSFKFLQYLTLNDNELTLFPEELCQLKFVKFLNIGDNPIERLPAAIGKLKNLITLWCNDMLLDHLPEEITALRKLKTFGVRNNKLTHLPESFGTMRRLKWLSLSNNRLHKLPSSFSGLGNLRHLNMEGNQFEKIPMEITKLASLSFCSFANNLIEELSPELLNSCRFIGTLQLDGNPVGFTHIENTQPRGVIYNFDLLDTDITEDWVHSLPNSEMNSTETSADETETEPRELHLTKLARFGCAV; translated from the coding sequence ATGACATCCAGTTTACTTTCACAGTTAGAAGACCAAATTCGCACACAGTATGTGCATTTCCTAGTGGATAAATGTGTTCTAAACGAGGACAAAAAGATAAGCCTAGTTCGATTGAAGCTGAGAACGATTCCGCCTGGTTTAGTTACGTGTTCGTTTCTCGCTAAATTATCCCTGGACTGCAATTTGCTGTCATCCGAATCAATTGTCCTGCTCCAATCGTTCAAGTTTCTCCAGTACCTAACGCTAAACGATAACGAATTGACTCTATTCCCAGAGGAGCTGTGCCAACTGAAGTTTGTCAAGTTTCTAAACATCGGTGACAATCCGATAGAGCGTCTACCTGCGGCCATCGGGAAATTGAAAAACCTAATTACTCTCTGGTGTAATGATATGCTCTTGGACCACCTTCCAGAGGAAATAACGGCGCTGAGGAAGCTGAAAACTTTTGGCGTACGAAACAACAAACTCACCCACCTGCCGGAATCGTTCGGAACGATGAGACGGTTGAAATGGCTGTCGTTGTCAAATAATCGTCTACATAAGCTGCCTTCATCATTTTCTGGACTGGGAAATTTGAGACATCTCAACATGGAAGGAAATCAGTTCGAGAAAATTCCGATGGAAATTACGAAACTTGCGAGTTTGAGCTTTTGCTCATTTGCAAATAATTTAATAGAGGAATTGTCCCCGGAGTTGTTAAACAGCTGTCGTTTCATTGGTACACTGCAATTAGACGGAAATCCTGTTGGATTTACACATATAGAAAACACTCAACCAAGGGGAGTGATTTACAATTTCGATCTGTTGGATACAGATATTACCGAGGATTGGGTGCATAGTTTACCGAACAGCGAAATGAATTCAACCGAAACCAGTGCGGatgaaacggaaacggaaccgCGGGAGCTTCACCTGACCAAATTGGCTCGGTTTGGCTGTGCAGTGTAA